In the genome of Paenibacillus pabuli, the window TTGAGCGGATCAATGCCCAACTGTTTCAGGCTTTCCAGGTAAATCTCCTGAATATTGTCCGGAGAAGGCTTGATAATAACCTGGAATTGATGGTGCTGATAGAGACGGTTTGGATTTTCTCCATAACGACCATCCGAAGGACGGCGTGAGGGCTCTACATAAGCTACTTTCCAAGGCTCGGGTCCAAGCGAACGCAAAAAGGTCATTGGGTTCATCGTACCTGCCCCTTTTTCCGTATCATATGGCTGGACAATAATACAGTTGTGCTCGGCCCAGAATTGCTGCAGCGTGAGAATCATCTGCTGAAAATTCATAATCATGCTCCTTTTCGATGGTTTGTGATGAACAAGCCTAGAACGGTGCAGACAATAAAAAGCCCCCGTCCTACGCCTGTTATACAGACATAGGGACGAGAGCTACTCCCGCGGTTCCACCCTACTTGGCTTGGATATAAACAGGAGTCCCCGTTCACTCAAGCCCACTTTTCCGTGTCCCTTCATGCTCCCGAGTGCCATTTCAAAGACCGATTCAACCCGGCTCCCACCATCCCCGGCTCGCTCGCACAGAACTAGTAAGGTCAACCGACCTTGTCTGCTCCTGCATGTACTAAATCAAGTCTCCTACTTTCTCGTTCAATGCATGTCTCCAAAAAGAGAAATTATAGTCCATAATATATAAAAATAAGTACGAAGTCAAGATATATTCCTTATTCCATATCAAGACAAACTCAAATCCCATACTTTTCCATTTGATCAAGAAAAGAACGGGATTTTAGATTCAAGCCAAGTTGATGATCCATAAAGGCCCGCATGATCTTTTTGATCTCATCACGGGTACCTTCGCTCACCGATATATTACCAAGCCTTTGCAGATCCAGCTGGGCAAACAAACGTAAGAGTTTTAACGCCCTCGGACTGACGGACATCGCCGGAGGATCAAAGTGTTTACAAGCACGGCACAGAACGCCTCCAAGCCTTGGACTAACAAATAATTGCTCATCTGGACGCTCGTGGCCACAAGAAATGCAATCATCAAGCTGAGGTCCATACCCTGCTGCCTGTAATATTTTCATTTCATACAGGCTTGTAATGACGACCGGATCCTTCTCTTCCTTTAGCGCTTGGAGACAGGCTTTTAACTGTTTGAACCAGAACGTACCTGTCTCCTCATCCTGCAGCACACGATCCAGCAGTTCACAAGCATAAGATGCATAGGAAGCCTTAACCAAGTCTTCACGCAGCTCATGATAAGACTCGATGATCTCACCTGCGTTTAGTGTTCCCAGACCCGTGTTGCGAAAATATACATACTGGCCGTACGTAAATGGCTGCACCAATGCAGCATGTCGGCTTTTGGGCTTTTTGGCACCTCGGACGAGCACTCCT includes:
- the recO gene encoding DNA repair protein RecO, encoding MLYRVEGIVIRSMDYGEGNKIITLCTESGGKVGVLVRGAKKPKSRHAALVQPFTYGQYVYFRNTGLGTLNAGEIIESYHELREDLVKASYASYACELLDRVLQDEETGTFWFKQLKACLQALKEEKDPVVITSLYEMKILQAAGYGPQLDDCISCGHERPDEQLFVSPRLGGVLCRACKHFDPPAMSVSPRALKLLRLFAQLDLQRLGNISVSEGTRDEIKKIMRAFMDHQLGLNLKSRSFLDQMEKYGI